From the Xiphophorus hellerii strain 12219 chromosome 20, Xiphophorus_hellerii-4.1, whole genome shotgun sequence genome, the window AGCCTCACATTGTGTTTCACTCCACACTCTCAAATTAACATCTAGacactttaaaaacatgcaCTGCTTTCTGCTTGGTTACATTATTAAGACGGAATGTGAATTATTGCTGTAGTAACTCAACCTACACACTGAATTGTCTGCATTGTGTAACAAATCAGAGATGTGATTTGTCAGTAAAAGATAATAAAGGTCTCCATGGGGAACATATTGCTTGaggatttttacttttattctccCATAAACATTGAGCACATTGttcaataaatatataaaaaaaaacttttatttatgacattttacCAGAACAGtctgatttaaatatgtttggACGAGACATCACATTCAAATATATCCAATGATGTCGTTGCATATGATGGGCTGCCGGCTGCCCGTCTTCATGAGTGCAGAGAACCTGTAGAAATCGGTGTCCAGCTGATGTAGGCCTGTGTGAGACTGATGGAAGAAAGGCTTGAGAGGCTCAAATCCCACAGGACAGGACATCCTCTGAGGAGCCTCCGCTGCTCTTCTCAACCGTGTGCAGTTTGCTGGTTTCGGCCGCAGCTCCACGCCTTTAGACATCCCTGCCAACTTCCGCCGCATGTTGCCAAAAATGTCTCTTGCGAGACGTCGCCCCGAGCAGGGCTTCATCTCAGCTGGTTCTGGTAGATCAGGTAGGTCCATCCAGTTCTTTATGAGGTCAGCAAAGCTGTTGTCCCCCAGAACCAGCGGTTGCCTGTTCCTGCTGCGGCTCAGCAGCGACGTGGTCCAGTCCTCCGTATCGCTCGCTTCAAAAGAAGTCCAGCGCTCCAAACAGACGTCAGACGTCGACTTTGGCCTGGCACGGCCGGAGCTTCCTCTGTTTGTTCGGACGCAGGCGGAGGAGGAGACTCGCACGTTTCTGGTCCTTCTCAGCACCACACCTTCATCCTGCCAGGAAGCCTCGGAGAAACCAGAGTCCAAATCCACACTCTTCTCGCTGGCTGGGGAGCCCCGCGCCAGCCGATCGGGTTCccgctgctcttcctcctcctccagcggGTTGGCCAGGCAGCAGGCCGAGTCGTAGGTGCTGGCCTCGCTGGCGTCAGACACACGGAGGCGAGTGAGCCGCTCCTGCTGCGCTCTCTGTTTGCAGAGCCTTGTGACAGCGAAGGACTGGTCACACGGCTCA encodes:
- the inka1b gene encoding PAK4-inhibitor inka2 yields the protein MLCLGNSTDCLRDQMQSMMRSLQDLKQISRPRPLSEPCDQSFAVTRLCKQRAQQERLTRLRVSDASEASTYDSACCLANPLEEEEEQREPDRLARGSPASEKSVDLDSGFSEASWQDEGVVLRRTRNVRVSSSACVRTNRGSSGRARPKSTSDVCLERWTSFEASDTEDWTTSLLSRSRNRQPLVLGDNSFADLIKNWMDLPDLPEPAEMKPCSGRRLARDIFGNMRRKLAGMSKGVELRPKPANCTRLRRAAEAPQRMSCPVGFEPLKPFFHQSHTGLHQLDTDFYRFSALMKTGSRQPIICNDIIGYI